The proteins below come from a single Eubacterium limosum genomic window:
- a CDS encoding 4Fe-4S binding protein, with protein MAADISKLSESVKWQELTSGCTVVGSKTSEAFNTGEWRVDAPGYIADNCKQCLLCVPVCPDSSIPVKNEKRLDFDMDHCKGCGICAKVCPFDAIIMKEGE; from the coding sequence ATGGCAGCGGATATTTCTAAATTAAGTGAAAGCGTCAAATGGCAGGAACTTACAAGTGGCTGTACAGTTGTGGGCAGTAAGACATCGGAGGCTTTTAATACAGGCGAATGGCGGGTGGATGCCCCCGGGTATATTGCAGATAACTGCAAGCAGTGTCTGCTCTGCGTACCAGTTTGTCCAGACAGCTCTATTCCGGTAAAGAATGAAAAACGTCTGGACTTTGATATGGATCATTGCAAGGGCTGCGGTATCTGCGCAAAGGTATGCCCCTTCGATGCGATTATTATGAAGGAAGGAGAATGA
- a CDS encoding aconitase X swivel domain-containing protein — MEILTMYGRGAYQGIAEGEALVCRESIQGWAGVSDTTGEIIEKGHAEEGKNINGKILVLPCSKGSNGWSCHFHSAMISGFKPAGWIFSKMDSRAGVATVVIGSPAVTDIVSADPCDVIETGDWIKINGFEGIVEVYKREK; from the coding sequence ATGGAAATTCTAACAATGTATGGACGCGGCGCCTATCAGGGAATTGCCGAGGGTGAGGCGTTGGTATGCAGGGAAAGCATTCAGGGCTGGGCCGGTGTCAGTGATACAACCGGTGAAATCATCGAAAAAGGACATGCCGAGGAGGGTAAGAACATTAACGGCAAAATCTTGGTGCTGCCCTGCAGCAAAGGCTCCAATGGATGGTCCTGCCATTTCCATTCGGCTATGATCTCCGGGTTTAAGCCGGCTGGATGGATTTTCAGCAAGATGGATTCCCGAGCGGGTGTGGCGACGGTCGTCATTGGATCACCAGCAGTGACGGATATTGTCTCGGCTGACCCCTGCGATGTGATCGAGACAGGTGACTGGATTAAGATCAACGGCTTTGAGGGGATTGTCGAGGTTTATAAGAGGGAAAAATAA
- a CDS encoding sigma-54 interaction domain-containing protein produces the protein MENPFNHGPEYLAYLESLPKEFFLKILENIYLGIYVSDRDGNTIYANPAITRHYGKRPEELVTYSNWGIWQGIVSPPAYKEVFEKKRTLFYRQMHFFSKEILTTIAIPVFDRNQDIDLLIGITQDNIVKFDRSYDEIYYQNTAESKSNFKGIIGESKIYLQELLTLRRAAKSKTSILILGESGTGKSLAARYVHNCSKRKEQPFLEINCAAIPENLLESELFGYVPHAFTGANPKGKKGLFQLANHGTLFLDEIGDLPLSLQAKILFVLETGKFLPIGSEKYIEVDVRIISATNQDLEQLIEEKKFRDDLYWRINAISSIIPPLRERKDDIVPLAFHFLQQNNRENGTNKKMDPLFISYLLQYDWPGNVRELKNIIERCYILSPGYNISPDKFPRKIKSLDVDTPYESQGTFDEMMTAYERDIIRACYKKEKNITKVQKRLGLSQNKAYRLVKKHCADLEK, from the coding sequence ATGGAAAATCCTTTCAACCACGGTCCCGAATACCTGGCATATCTGGAAAGTCTGCCAAAGGAGTTTTTCCTGAAAATTTTGGAAAACATCTATCTGGGTATTTATGTCAGCGACCGGGATGGAAACACCATCTATGCCAATCCGGCCATCACGCGGCATTATGGAAAACGGCCGGAGGAGCTCGTCACCTATTCAAACTGGGGGATCTGGCAGGGCATTGTTTCTCCGCCTGCCTATAAGGAGGTCTTTGAGAAAAAGCGGACTCTTTTTTACCGTCAGATGCACTTCTTTTCCAAAGAGATCCTCACCACCATCGCAATTCCAGTATTCGATAGAAATCAGGATATTGATCTCCTCATCGGTATCACACAGGATAACATTGTAAAATTTGACCGCAGTTATGATGAAATTTATTATCAAAACACAGCGGAGAGCAAGAGCAATTTTAAAGGCATCATCGGCGAGAGCAAAATCTATCTTCAGGAACTCCTGACCCTCCGCCGGGCTGCTAAATCAAAAACCTCCATTTTAATTCTGGGAGAGTCCGGAACCGGCAAATCCCTTGCCGCGCGCTATGTTCATAATTGCAGCAAGCGAAAGGAACAGCCTTTTTTGGAAATCAACTGTGCGGCTATTCCCGAAAACCTGCTTGAATCCGAACTGTTCGGCTATGTACCCCACGCTTTTACCGGAGCAAACCCAAAGGGAAAGAAGGGCTTGTTTCAACTAGCCAATCACGGAACGTTGTTTTTAGACGAGATCGGCGACCTGCCTCTTTCTCTCCAGGCCAAAATTCTGTTTGTCCTGGAAACGGGGAAATTTCTGCCCATCGGTTCAGAAAAATATATTGAGGTAGATGTCCGTATCATCAGCGCCACCAACCAAGATCTCGAACAGCTTATTGAGGAAAAGAAATTCAGAGATGACCTCTATTGGCGCATCAATGCTATCTCCTCCATCATTCCGCCGCTCAGAGAGCGCAAGGACGACATTGTCCCGCTGGCTTTTCATTTTTTACAGCAGAACAACCGCGAAAATGGCACCAATAAAAAAATGGACCCTCTGTTTATCAGCTACCTTCTGCAATATGACTGGCCTGGCAATGTACGCGAGCTCAAAAATATCATTGAACGATGCTATATTCTGTCGCCAGGCTATAATATTTCGCCGGATAAGTTCCCCAGGAAAATAAAGAGTCTGGACGTCGATACCCCCTACGAGTCTCAGGGTACCTTTGATGAAATGATGACAGCCTATGAACGGGATATCATCAGAGCGTGCTACAAAAAAGAAAAAAACATTACAAAGGTTCAGAAAAGGCTGGGCCTTTCCCAGAACAAGGCTTACCGCCTTGTGAAAAAACATTGCGCAGACCTGGAAAAATAA
- a CDS encoding BCCT family transporter gives MNSKARKYDYVVIGISAVIFAIIFVLSQIDQEGFVAALNSVVNFLCGNLGWFLNLATLLCIVFALYFMFSKYGKIKLGGKDAKPEFKTFTWWAMSLCAGMGMGIVFFPPAEVIEYTFRPAVGAGLEAGSYGALSWAMENTMMHWSLTLYGVYVIAGLIAGYVYHNMKQPFSVSATLYPLFGDKVYRYRSWIDGIVTFAIVGGVAGSFGYGILQVANGLSQVFGIGASYLSYIIIGIVITLIYTLSSVSGLKKGIQWLGDNNAKLFILMLIYVVIFGPTIFSLSLGTETTGSMITHFFSNMTFNEPMVGADKWSVWWNWLWYIDFFIFAPTTGFFLARLGKGRTFKEFIGVNMIAPGLFGMVWCWLFGGLAAHEQFFGGLNLNAIMLKDGTEAVMLSLFDSMPLSNIMKVLMMIIIVISFVTLANAVTSTVSKMSLKGQDDDAEDKDAPKGIQIFWGVLMGGIALLFLLLGGLDGAKAVKLLVGFPIVFLQVVVIFGFVRMFWSKQYLEVEEIEGKEVAVAAARKREKRAEEKRQKQEMKKNKASKGE, from the coding sequence ATGAATAGTAAAGCGCGTAAGTATGATTATGTTGTTATCGGGATATCGGCTGTCATTTTCGCCATTATTTTTGTACTGAGCCAGATTGACCAAGAGGGTTTTGTCGCGGCGCTCAACAGTGTTGTAAACTTTCTGTGCGGCAATCTTGGCTGGTTCTTAAATCTGGCGACATTGCTGTGCATTGTTTTTGCACTCTATTTTATGTTTTCGAAATATGGAAAGATCAAGCTGGGCGGAAAGGATGCCAAGCCAGAGTTCAAGACCTTTACCTGGTGGGCCATGTCGCTGTGCGCTGGTATGGGTATGGGAATCGTGTTCTTCCCGCCAGCGGAAGTCATTGAATATACCTTCCGTCCGGCGGTCGGTGCGGGACTTGAGGCTGGAAGCTACGGCGCCTTAAGCTGGGCCATGGAAAATACCATGATGCACTGGTCGCTGACCCTGTACGGCGTCTATGTCATTGCGGGGCTTATCGCCGGTTATGTTTATCACAATATGAAACAGCCCTTCAGCGTGTCTGCAACACTGTACCCGCTGTTTGGCGATAAGGTTTACCGCTACAGAAGCTGGATTGACGGCATTGTGACCTTTGCCATTGTCGGCGGTGTAGCCGGTTCTTTTGGATACGGGATTTTGCAGGTAGCCAATGGTCTCAGCCAGGTGTTTGGCATTGGCGCAAGTTATCTTTCTTACATCATTATCGGAATTGTCATTACTTTGATTTATACGTTGTCGAGCGTCTCAGGCCTCAAGAAAGGCATTCAGTGGCTCGGCGATAACAATGCCAAGCTCTTTATCCTGATGCTGATTTACGTGGTTATTTTTGGGCCGACCATCTTCTCGCTGTCCCTCGGTACAGAGACAACCGGGAGCATGATCACGCATTTCTTCTCAAACATGACCTTTAATGAACCCATGGTGGGCGCAGATAAATGGTCGGTATGGTGGAACTGGCTCTGGTATATTGATTTCTTTATCTTTGCGCCGACCACGGGCTTTTTCCTGGCACGGCTGGGTAAAGGCAGAACCTTCAAGGAATTCATCGGTGTTAACATGATCGCCCCTGGTCTGTTTGGTATGGTGTGGTGTTGGCTCTTTGGCGGTCTGGCAGCGCATGAACAGTTCTTTGGCGGCCTGAACTTAAACGCCATTATGCTAAAGGACGGCACAGAAGCCGTTATGCTGAGCCTGTTTGACAGTATGCCTCTTTCGAATATCATGAAGGTTTTAATGATGATCATCATCGTTATTTCTTTTGTAACCCTGGCAAACGCAGTCACCTCGACGGTTTCTAAAATGAGTCTGAAGGGCCAGGATGATGACGCGGAGGATAAGGACGCGCCTAAGGGAATCCAGATTTTTTGGGGTGTGCTCATGGGCGGTATCGCGCTTTTATTCCTGCTGCTGGGCGGATTGGACGGTGCGAAAGCCGTTAAGCTGCTGGTTGGTTTCCCCATTGTATTTTTACAGGTTGTCGTGATCTTTGGGTTTGTAAGAATGTTCTGGTCAAAACAGTATCTGGAGGTCGAGGAAATCGAAGGCAAGGAAGTTGCGGTTGCAGCTGCCCGCAAACGTGAAAAACGGGCGGAGGAAAAAAGACAGAAGCAGGAAATGAAGAAGAATAAAGCAAGTAAAGGAGAATAG
- a CDS encoding sigma-54 interaction domain-containing protein, producing MNKKERHPDHSEDYENYLRTIPERVFSDALEKMYFGIIVWDTDGRVLYANPAVKKYYEKAPGWLSAYDEHIEARADKLPFPENIQASMVIPPEPEMNPNVRLRIITPVFADRERTRIAFVIEQFQENLPYLDVDGSTVNGGFDKTHDTQSIVGRSLAFLRPLIELKKIAVSNMPILLLGESGVGKTHIAEYIHNCSPRKEQSFFSVNCGAIPENLLEAELFGYVSGAFTDASKTGKKGIFETARHGTVFLDEIGDMPLPLQVKILHVIENKSFVPVGGREAMDADVRIITATNKNLKELIRKNQFRSDLYWRISTFYQTIPPLRERKEDIIPLAHFYLNQLNEKYTTDKVFDFSTLYTLLDYHWPGNVRELKHVIERMYILSRNSIISFPEFEMSQNAVGDDEETGMEYDLPFIVDSIKGYLVKNSYAEHKTSSKVAKDLNISQSKAYRLIQRYCRR from the coding sequence ATGAACAAAAAAGAACGTCACCCTGACCATTCCGAGGACTATGAAAATTATCTGCGTACCATTCCCGAGAGAGTCTTTTCAGACGCTTTGGAAAAAATGTACTTTGGGATTATTGTATGGGATACTGACGGAAGGGTTCTGTACGCCAATCCCGCTGTTAAGAAATATTATGAAAAAGCGCCAGGATGGCTGAGCGCATATGATGAACACATAGAGGCACGGGCCGATAAGCTGCCGTTCCCTGAAAATATTCAGGCATCTATGGTTATTCCGCCAGAACCGGAGATGAACCCAAATGTTCGTTTGAGAATAATAACGCCGGTCTTTGCAGACCGTGAAAGAACACGGATAGCCTTTGTTATCGAGCAGTTCCAGGAAAATCTCCCCTATCTTGATGTGGATGGTTCGACGGTCAACGGAGGATTTGATAAAACTCATGATACGCAAAGCATTGTGGGCAGGAGCCTGGCTTTTTTAAGGCCGCTGATTGAACTTAAGAAAATCGCAGTCTCGAATATGCCAATTCTGCTCTTGGGTGAAAGCGGCGTCGGGAAAACCCATATCGCAGAGTACATTCATAATTGCAGCCCCAGAAAAGAACAGAGCTTTTTTTCAGTCAACTGCGGCGCAATACCGGAAAATTTATTGGAGGCCGAGCTTTTCGGTTACGTCTCCGGTGCATTTACAGACGCCAGTAAAACGGGAAAGAAAGGCATATTTGAAACGGCCAGGCACGGTACCGTGTTTTTAGATGAAATTGGAGACATGCCGCTGCCGCTTCAGGTGAAAATATTACATGTCATTGAAAATAAAAGCTTTGTTCCGGTTGGCGGCAGAGAAGCCATGGATGCAGATGTACGGATTATCACCGCGACCAATAAGAACCTGAAAGAATTGATCAGGAAAAACCAATTTCGTTCAGATCTGTACTGGAGGATCAGCACTTTTTACCAGACGATTCCGCCTCTGCGTGAAAGAAAGGAAGACATTATCCCCCTTGCCCATTTCTATTTAAACCAGCTGAACGAAAAATACACTACCGATAAGGTTTTTGATTTCAGCACCCTGTATACCCTGCTGGATTACCACTGGCCGGGGAACGTCCGGGAGCTCAAGCATGTTATCGAGAGAATGTATATCTTAAGCCGGAATTCAATCATAAGTTTTCCAGAGTTTGAGATGTCTCAGAATGCAGTCGGTGACGACGAAGAGACGGGTATGGAGTACGACCTCCCTTTTATCGTGGATTCCATCAAAGGATACCTGGTAAAAAACTCCTACGCCGAGCATAAGACATCATCGAAAGTGGCAAAGGACTTGAATATTTCCCAGTCAAAGGCTTACCGGCTGATACAGAGGTATTGCAGAAGGTGA
- a CDS encoding DUF1904 family protein has protein sequence MPRVTIHGVPCQTAQTVAKSVKDIIVEVADTKPEYIHVLFQQTIHLENTRKEEWMPIVDVLWLGRTQEVQDKTAQALTQLLKDSGFPDSQITFTDIPASCFYDNGEHY, from the coding sequence ATGCCGAGAGTAACCATACACGGGGTTCCCTGCCAGACTGCACAGACAGTGGCAAAATCGGTTAAAGATATTATTGTGGAGGTTGCGGACACAAAGCCAGAGTATATTCATGTTTTGTTTCAGCAGACTATCCATCTGGAAAACACAAGAAAAGAGGAATGGATGCCCATTGTGGATGTCTTATGGCTGGGGCGGACCCAGGAGGTTCAGGATAAAACTGCGCAGGCGTTAACACAGCTGTTAAAAGACAGCGGCTTTCCGGATTCGCAGATAACCTTTACCGACATACCGGCCAGCTGCTTTTACGACAATGGGGAACATTATTGA
- a CDS encoding aconitase X, whose translation MVKLTEYEKRMREGEFGEFKQIALQKIIEYAESLGAQELCEVSKATLYFGAHPYLESLGSDDYDEIFSKMYLCADKTIPMGEMEKGCFCQTCVAPCDQYVYEPLHLDKELFDKNREFLEITKKAGVSITGSCTPYLIGWIPLKGEHFVTTESSNVVMCNSVFGACGNSDGIEAAAWSAVCGRTPLWGNHTKEARIGTIVFEIECPSETEVDWDIIGYTVGRKLPPHGVPVIDGSFKEPNLIKLKQCFAAMATTSGAEMCHIVDFTPEAPTREAALGGKKDAPVIKITQQDYDESLAMLCDKGEQPVDFIALGCPHYTLEEIRDAALYIEGKKFAENVEFALWTDYATREMAVQNGYCKMVEDAGGHILTSGCPLVIGSKYFGHAKGMATDGAKQAHYIRSEFTNPVYYGDKYACIDAAVAGKWLEVK comes from the coding sequence ATGGTAAAACTAACGGAATATGAAAAGAGGATGCGTGAGGGTGAGTTTGGCGAGTTCAAACAGATAGCGCTGCAAAAAATCATTGAATACGCAGAATCCCTTGGAGCACAGGAGCTGTGCGAGGTATCAAAAGCAACGCTTTACTTTGGGGCACACCCCTATCTGGAATCTCTGGGATCAGATGATTATGATGAAATTTTTTCTAAAATGTATTTGTGTGCAGATAAGACAATCCCTATGGGGGAAATGGAAAAAGGCTGCTTCTGCCAGACCTGTGTGGCACCCTGTGACCAGTATGTTTATGAACCGCTGCACCTTGATAAGGAGCTGTTTGATAAAAACAGGGAATTTCTCGAAATCACTAAGAAAGCGGGCGTTTCAATTACAGGAAGCTGTACCCCCTACCTTATTGGTTGGATTCCTTTAAAAGGAGAGCACTTTGTAACCACAGAATCCAGCAATGTGGTCATGTGCAACTCTGTTTTTGGGGCGTGCGGCAACTCCGACGGTATTGAAGCTGCGGCCTGGAGCGCGGTCTGCGGTAGAACGCCGCTCTGGGGAAACCATACCAAAGAAGCGCGTATCGGTACCATTGTTTTTGAGATTGAATGTCCGTCAGAAACCGAAGTGGATTGGGATATTATCGGGTATACCGTTGGCCGTAAGCTGCCGCCGCATGGTGTGCCGGTCATTGACGGCAGCTTTAAAGAGCCGAACCTCATCAAGTTAAAACAGTGCTTTGCAGCCATGGCGACTACCAGTGGCGCAGAAATGTGTCATATTGTTGATTTCACCCCCGAAGCGCCAACCCGTGAGGCGGCTCTCGGCGGCAAAAAGGACGCGCCGGTTATCAAAATCACACAGCAGGATTATGACGAATCCCTTGCCATGCTGTGTGACAAGGGCGAGCAGCCTGTTGACTTCATCGCGCTGGGCTGTCCGCATTACACGCTGGAAGAGATCCGAGATGCGGCGCTGTACATCGAAGGCAAAAAATTTGCAGAAAATGTTGAATTTGCCCTCTGGACAGACTACGCCACAAGAGAGATGGCTGTTCAGAACGGATACTGCAAAATGGTTGAGGACGCCGGCGGCCATATCCTGACCAGCGGATGCCCCCTGGTCATTGGCAGCAAATACTTTGGTCACGCGAAGGGAATGGCGACAGATGGCGCAAAACAGGCACACTATATCCGTTCGGAATTCACAAATCCGGTATACTATGGCGATAAATACGCCTGTATTGACGCGGCAGTGGCTGGAAAATGGTTGGAGGTAAAATAA
- a CDS encoding 2-oxoacid:acceptor oxidoreductase family protein, translating into MKDTLEIRWHGRGGQGAKTAALLLADVAFSTGMYVQGFPEYGPERMGAPITAYNRLSQNKIRVHSNIYEPDYVVVVDETLLESVDVTKGLSPEGAVIINTSKDKSEIIRHLKSYTGRVFTIDARKVSIEALGKYFPNTPMLASIVKVSGVMEKEAFLNEMRHSFEHKFASKPEVIEGNMKALSLALQEVK; encoded by the coding sequence ATGAAAGATACTTTAGAAATAAGATGGCATGGCCGCGGCGGGCAGGGCGCAAAAACGGCCGCCCTGCTGTTGGCTGATGTTGCCTTTTCGACAGGGATGTATGTGCAGGGGTTTCCGGAATATGGCCCGGAAAGAATGGGTGCGCCGATCACAGCCTATAACCGGCTGAGTCAGAACAAAATCCGGGTGCATTCAAATATTTATGAGCCAGACTATGTGGTGGTGGTTGATGAGACTCTGCTGGAATCTGTCGACGTTACGAAGGGGCTGAGCCCCGAGGGCGCGGTAATCATCAATACCAGCAAGGATAAATCTGAAATTATCAGGCACCTTAAGAGCTATACTGGCCGGGTTTTCACCATTGATGCCCGGAAAGTATCTATCGAAGCTCTCGGAAAATATTTTCCAAACACGCCCATGCTCGCCTCCATTGTAAAGGTGAGCGGCGTTATGGAAAAGGAAGCGTTTCTTAATGAAATGCGGCATTCTTTTGAGCATAAATTCGCATCGAAGCCAGAGGTTATTGAGGGCAATATGAAGGCCCTGTCGCTGGCGCTTCAGGAGGTAAAATAA
- a CDS encoding RidA family protein → MEKVIVNTKEAPEVTGHYSQAVLAGDFIFTSGQLGLVPETSKMLEGIEAQTKQALANTENVLKEAGMSRNDIVKVNIFVENLDDFSVVDAIYAHFFNDHRPARCSVQAAKLYPGSLIEIEVIGAK, encoded by the coding sequence ATGGAAAAAGTGATTGTAAATACAAAAGAAGCGCCTGAAGTCACAGGCCATTATTCCCAAGCTGTTCTGGCGGGAGATTTTATCTTTACCTCCGGACAGCTGGGGCTTGTGCCTGAGACAAGTAAAATGCTTGAAGGAATTGAGGCGCAGACAAAACAGGCGCTTGCTAACACAGAGAACGTTTTAAAAGAGGCAGGTATGAGCCGAAATGATATTGTAAAGGTAAATATCTTTGTGGAAAACCTTGATGATTTTTCGGTGGTAGACGCCATCTACGCCCATTTTTTCAACGATCACAGGCCTGCGCGCTGCAGCGTTCAGGCAGCGAAGCTGTATCCCGGAAGTTTAATTGAAATCGAGGTGATCGGCGCAAAATAA
- a CDS encoding trimethylamine methyltransferase family protein has product MKKYEQYVSKEDVLKIHEYSVRILEEVGVRFEHEKALELFKQRGARVEGETVFIPEKMIDEVLKYAKKEFAIRSCKGDITIGAGEQHSIGIYGNIYRHHHNGRIEKMTNQDVLDQFKLADTSKIVTAASMNFFLNYDNSFTEDQKIFGNIAMILKYGNKPMIMASPNTFGMEDEKVSVAFRKNIELINQFEGNDDVHNAYVVNTLSPLTLDHDPIERTFILAETKQAIIVTPCAMPLMTAPPSMASMLAMTNAEVLAGYTLAKLLNPEVPVVYGNTSAATDMRTVQLSIGSPESVLVSYATAGLADYYGLPYRTGGGLSDAKQPDIQAGVETMMNIEATRNCEADIVLHTCGCMGSFNVTNFGKFLIDEEMHYMALHINRGINCEEDRFCFDTLKKVGPRGVFLKGRTPKMYREEVYLPKYFNKDDPNQWQNKGSITVMDVAEEDVKKRLESFMPSEITKEQNELLMPYIHEAYRESI; this is encoded by the coding sequence ATGAAAAAATATGAGCAGTATGTCTCAAAAGAAGATGTCTTAAAGATTCATGAGTATTCAGTCAGGATTTTGGAAGAAGTCGGTGTGCGGTTTGAGCATGAGAAGGCTTTGGAGTTATTTAAACAGCGCGGTGCGCGGGTTGAGGGTGAGACGGTTTTTATCCCGGAAAAGATGATAGACGAGGTGCTTAAATACGCTAAAAAAGAATTTGCCATCCGTTCCTGCAAGGGAGATATTACCATCGGAGCGGGTGAACAGCACAGCATTGGAATTTATGGAAATATTTACAGACACCATCATAATGGCAGAATTGAAAAAATGACGAACCAGGATGTTCTTGATCAGTTTAAGCTTGCCGATACCAGCAAAATTGTGACAGCGGCATCCATGAACTTTTTCCTCAATTATGACAACAGCTTCACAGAGGATCAGAAAATTTTTGGAAACATCGCGATGATTTTAAAATACGGGAACAAACCGATGATCATGGCGAGTCCAAATACTTTTGGAATGGAGGACGAGAAGGTTTCGGTAGCTTTCAGAAAAAACATTGAGCTTATCAACCAATTTGAAGGAAATGACGATGTCCATAATGCTTATGTTGTCAACACGTTGTCGCCCCTTACGTTGGATCATGATCCCATTGAACGGACCTTCATTTTAGCAGAAACCAAGCAGGCCATCATTGTAACTCCATGCGCGATGCCGCTTATGACGGCTCCGCCGTCAATGGCGTCTATGCTGGCAATGACCAACGCTGAGGTACTGGCAGGTTACACACTGGCGAAGCTTCTGAATCCGGAGGTGCCGGTTGTATATGGAAATACTTCGGCCGCTACCGATATGCGCACGGTTCAGCTGTCCATCGGTTCACCGGAGTCAGTTCTTGTCAGCTACGCGACAGCCGGGCTGGCAGATTACTATGGTCTGCCCTATCGCACAGGCGGGGGCCTCAGCGACGCCAAGCAGCCAGATATTCAGGCGGGCGTTGAAACCATGATGAACATTGAGGCCACCAGAAACTGTGAAGCAGATATTGTCCTGCATACCTGTGGCTGTATGGGCTCCTTTAATGTAACGAACTTTGGGAAATTCCTCATTGATGAAGAAATGCATTATATGGCGCTCCATATTAACCGCGGCATCAATTGTGAGGAGGATCGCTTCTGCTTTGACACCCTGAAAAAAGTCGGTCCAAGGGGTGTATTCTTAAAGGGAAGAACACCGAAAATGTACCGCGAAGAGGTTTATCTGCCGAAATATTTTAACAAGGATGACCCAAACCAATGGCAGAACAAAGGCAGCATCACGGTTATGGATGTGGCGGAAGAAGATGTGAAAAAACGGCTTGAAAGCTTTATGCCGAGCGAAATTACAAAAGAACAGAATGAACTGCTTATGCCTTATATTCATGAGGCGTACCGCGAAAGCATCTAA
- a CDS encoding sigma-54 interaction domain-containing protein — MGENGLDRKFMIKVLNNIFMGIFVTDKKGKVLYVNPSIVRQYGNKPEDLVNVIDWGKWEGIVFPILYKHQLKEQRRLFYNQYFRLSDSYNSSVTVPVFLNGDKYDYTVHVIQEDRLKPDQKETKPHFPLFSENHTMQSKLEELMTVAGSDLPILLQGESGTGKTYYARLIHENSPRKDAPFIMLNCGAIPETLIESELFGYAGGAFTGAEKNGKKGFFEMANHGTIFLDEIGDMPLHLQAKLLHVLESQTIRPVGSTESIPIEVRVITATNRAVGKLISEKRFREDLYWRISAYTSVITPLRERKEDIISLSLKFLDSLNQEYHTHKHFYPLTFLYLLSYPWPGNIRELKNAVERAFILTSSNEINEERLPKDILGVFKDRLYKYTHDYDGIVDQAEAVLLNIATTAQNTDSTKKIAEFLNITYPQALYLKEKYLL; from the coding sequence ATGGGAGAAAATGGTTTAGATAGAAAATTTATGATAAAGGTTTTGAACAATATTTTCATGGGAATTTTTGTTACAGACAAAAAAGGAAAGGTGCTCTATGTTAACCCGTCAATCGTAAGGCAATATGGCAATAAGCCGGAGGATCTGGTAAATGTAATCGACTGGGGGAAATGGGAAGGCATTGTTTTTCCCATACTTTACAAGCATCAGCTTAAGGAACAAAGGCGACTCTTCTATAATCAGTATTTCAGATTGTCGGATTCCTATAACAGCTCTGTTACGGTCCCTGTCTTCTTAAATGGAGACAAATATGATTACACGGTTCATGTCATTCAGGAGGACCGTCTAAAGCCTGATCAAAAAGAAACCAAGCCTCATTTTCCTCTGTTTTCTGAAAATCATACGATGCAGTCTAAGCTGGAAGAGCTGATGACAGTGGCGGGCTCAGATTTGCCGATTCTTTTGCAGGGAGAGAGCGGAACCGGCAAAACCTACTACGCCCGGCTTATCCATGAAAACAGCCCTCGGAAAGACGCGCCTTTTATTATGCTTAATTGCGGCGCAATCCCAGAGACGCTGATTGAAAGCGAGTTGTTCGGCTATGCTGGAGGCGCTTTTACCGGCGCTGAAAAAAACGGAAAAAAGGGATTCTTTGAGATGGCAAATCATGGAACGATTTTTCTTGATGAGATTGGGGATATGCCCCTTCACCTGCAGGCAAAGCTGCTGCATGTTTTAGAGAGCCAGACCATCCGGCCCGTGGGTTCAACGGAATCCATCCCCATCGAGGTGCGTGTGATTACAGCCACAAACAGAGCCGTTGGTAAGCTTATCTCTGAGAAGCGGTTCCGGGAGGATCTGTATTGGAGAATCAGTGCTTACACCAGCGTGATCACCCCGCTCAGAGAACGCAAAGAGGATATTATTTCTCTGTCGCTGAAATTCCTGGACAGCTTAAATCAGGAATATCACACTCATAAGCATTTCTATCCTCTGACTTTTCTCTACCTTCTTTCTTATCCGTGGCCTGGAAATATCCGCGAGCTTAAAAATGCCGTTGAGCGGGCTTTCATTCTGACAAGCAGCAATGAAATTAATGAAGAGCGCCTTCCCAAAGACATTCTGGGTGTGTTTAAGGACAGGCTCTATAAATATACCCATGATTATGACGGTATTGTCGACCAGGCTGAAGCGGTGCTGCTGAACATTGCCACCACCGCCCAAAATACGGATTCAACCAAAAAGATCGCTGAATTTTTAAACATTACCTATCCCCAGGCATTGTATTTAAAGGAAAAATATCTATTATGA